In Lagopus muta isolate bLagMut1 chromosome 20, bLagMut1 primary, whole genome shotgun sequence, the following proteins share a genomic window:
- the FAM222B gene encoding protein FAM222B isoform X1 translates to MLACLPGPGDLSFQLLSYTQMNTGLQKWDTTQKMRSAQYPTPAELDAYAKKVANNPLTIKIFPNSVKVPQRKHIRRTVNGLDTSGQRYSPYPSQATTKTGLLAIVKSPAKGILKDFDGTRTRLLPEAMMNPPSTPYVAPSTLTHPQALARQQALQHAQTLPHPQSIPQPQALQHPQGIPQPQSLAHPQGIPQALPHPQNVPQPQGLQHPQTVAHQALQPPPNPLLQPALHGSRKMPDADAPPNVTVSTSTIPLSMAATLQQNQPPDLSSIVHQINQFCQARAGISTTSVCEGQIANPSPISRNLLINASTRVSTHNVPTPMPSCVVNPVDHAAAAIPSASVNVPMVNINRVPPAYQNEIKSVAWNQHQLAHLQQMCGDAAGPAALAGKHAPREMAGQGFPGKASSYPQELCMGQSFGLKPPIEKPTPSPPVNGLQGPLPYTNGHYFQPMWNNILPTPNSDSSGSQDLAMPFHGGPPAGAALDCAAGPHYRAGAGPSSQNNVMQTVDYLSGDFQQPCFRDQSMAVLGKVHRPPMNRAPEPSDSRNLHIQHPGYR, encoded by the exons ATGCTGGCCTGTCTGCCAGGACCAGGTGACCTCTCCTTTCAGCTTCTTTCTTACACGCAGATGAACACTGGACTTCAGAAAT GGGACActacacagaaaatgagatCTGCACAGTATCCTACCCCAGCAGAATTGGATGCCTATGCTAAGAAGGTCGCCAACAACCCCCTGACTATAAAAATTTTTCCAAACAGCGTCAAGGTTCCGCAACGCAAACACATACGCCGTACTGTGAACGGACTCGACACTTCGGGCCAGAGGTACAGCCCTTACCCATCTCAGGCCACCACGAAAACCGGCCTCCTGGCCATCGTCAAGTCTCCAGCGAAAGGAATCCTCAAGGACTTTGACGGCACGCGCACACGCCTGCTGCCGGAGGCGATGATGAACCCCCCTTCCACGCCGTACGTTGCACCGAGCACTTTAACCCACCCCCAGGCGCTTGCTCGCCAGCAGGCTCTCCAGCATGCACAGACTTTGCCGCACCCCCAGAGCATCCCGCAGCCGCAGGCTTTGCAGCACCCTCAGGGTATTCCGCAGCCGCAAAGCTTAGCCCACCCTCAGGGGATTCCGCAGGCGCTGCCGCACCCTCAGAACGTGCCGCAGCCTCAGGGCTTGCAGCATCCTCAGACCGTGGCACACCAGGCGCTGCAGCCCCCCCCGAACCCTTTGCTGCAGCCGGCTTTACATGGGAGCAGAAAGATGCCGGATGCGGACGCGCCGCCGAATGTGACCGTGTCTACCTCAACCATTCCCCTCTCTATGGCTGCCACCCTGCAGCAGAACCAGCCACCGGACCTGAGCAGCATCGTGCACCAGATTAACCAGTTCTGCCAGGCCAGAGCTGGCATTAGCACTACCTCAGTGTGTGAGGGACAGATCGCAAACCCCAGCCCCATAAGTCGCAACCTGCTTATCAATGCAAGTACCAGGGTCTCTACTCACAACGTCCCTACGCCCATGCCTTCCTGTGTAGTGAACCCTGTCGATCACGCCGCTGCTGCTATCCCTTCTGCCTCCGTTAACGTGCCCATGGTGAATATCAACAGGGTGCCTCCCGCCTACCAGAACGAAATCAAGTCGGTGGCGTGGAACCAGCACCAGCTCGCTCATCTGCAGCAAATGTGTGGGGACGCCGCCGGGCCCGCCGCGCTGGCGGGGAAGCACGCTCCGAGAGAGATGGCGGGGCAGGGTTTCCCTGGCAAAGCCTCCAGCTACCCTCAAGAACTGTGCATGGGCCAGTCCTTCGGCCTGAAGCCCCCCATTGAGAAGCCCACGCCCTCCCCTCCCGTCAACGGCTTGCAGGGACCCTTGCCGTACACCAACGGGCACTACTTCCAGCCCATGTGGAATAACATTCTGCCCACCCCCAACAGCGACAGCTCTGGCTCCCAGGACCTCGCCATGCCTTTCCACGGGGGACCGCCGGCCGGAGCAGCGCTCGATTGTGCAGCAGGACCTCATTACAGAGCTGGGGCCGGCCCGTCCAGCCAGAACAACGTGATGCAGACCGTGGATTACCTAAGTGGGGACTTCCAGCAGCCTTGCTTCAGAGATCAGAGCATGGCCGTGCTGGGAAAAGTCCATCGGCCTCCCATGAACCGAGCACCTGAACCGAGCGATAGTCGAAATCTTCATATTCAGCACCCAGGGTATAGATAG
- the FAM222B gene encoding protein FAM222B isoform X2, producing the protein MRSAQYPTPAELDAYAKKVANNPLTIKIFPNSVKVPQRKHIRRTVNGLDTSGQRYSPYPSQATTKTGLLAIVKSPAKGILKDFDGTRTRLLPEAMMNPPSTPYVAPSTLTHPQALARQQALQHAQTLPHPQSIPQPQALQHPQGIPQPQSLAHPQGIPQALPHPQNVPQPQGLQHPQTVAHQALQPPPNPLLQPALHGSRKMPDADAPPNVTVSTSTIPLSMAATLQQNQPPDLSSIVHQINQFCQARAGISTTSVCEGQIANPSPISRNLLINASTRVSTHNVPTPMPSCVVNPVDHAAAAIPSASVNVPMVNINRVPPAYQNEIKSVAWNQHQLAHLQQMCGDAAGPAALAGKHAPREMAGQGFPGKASSYPQELCMGQSFGLKPPIEKPTPSPPVNGLQGPLPYTNGHYFQPMWNNILPTPNSDSSGSQDLAMPFHGGPPAGAALDCAAGPHYRAGAGPSSQNNVMQTVDYLSGDFQQPCFRDQSMAVLGKVHRPPMNRAPEPSDSRNLHIQHPGYR; encoded by the coding sequence atgagatCTGCACAGTATCCTACCCCAGCAGAATTGGATGCCTATGCTAAGAAGGTCGCCAACAACCCCCTGACTATAAAAATTTTTCCAAACAGCGTCAAGGTTCCGCAACGCAAACACATACGCCGTACTGTGAACGGACTCGACACTTCGGGCCAGAGGTACAGCCCTTACCCATCTCAGGCCACCACGAAAACCGGCCTCCTGGCCATCGTCAAGTCTCCAGCGAAAGGAATCCTCAAGGACTTTGACGGCACGCGCACACGCCTGCTGCCGGAGGCGATGATGAACCCCCCTTCCACGCCGTACGTTGCACCGAGCACTTTAACCCACCCCCAGGCGCTTGCTCGCCAGCAGGCTCTCCAGCATGCACAGACTTTGCCGCACCCCCAGAGCATCCCGCAGCCGCAGGCTTTGCAGCACCCTCAGGGTATTCCGCAGCCGCAAAGCTTAGCCCACCCTCAGGGGATTCCGCAGGCGCTGCCGCACCCTCAGAACGTGCCGCAGCCTCAGGGCTTGCAGCATCCTCAGACCGTGGCACACCAGGCGCTGCAGCCCCCCCCGAACCCTTTGCTGCAGCCGGCTTTACATGGGAGCAGAAAGATGCCGGATGCGGACGCGCCGCCGAATGTGACCGTGTCTACCTCAACCATTCCCCTCTCTATGGCTGCCACCCTGCAGCAGAACCAGCCACCGGACCTGAGCAGCATCGTGCACCAGATTAACCAGTTCTGCCAGGCCAGAGCTGGCATTAGCACTACCTCAGTGTGTGAGGGACAGATCGCAAACCCCAGCCCCATAAGTCGCAACCTGCTTATCAATGCAAGTACCAGGGTCTCTACTCACAACGTCCCTACGCCCATGCCTTCCTGTGTAGTGAACCCTGTCGATCACGCCGCTGCTGCTATCCCTTCTGCCTCCGTTAACGTGCCCATGGTGAATATCAACAGGGTGCCTCCCGCCTACCAGAACGAAATCAAGTCGGTGGCGTGGAACCAGCACCAGCTCGCTCATCTGCAGCAAATGTGTGGGGACGCCGCCGGGCCCGCCGCGCTGGCGGGGAAGCACGCTCCGAGAGAGATGGCGGGGCAGGGTTTCCCTGGCAAAGCCTCCAGCTACCCTCAAGAACTGTGCATGGGCCAGTCCTTCGGCCTGAAGCCCCCCATTGAGAAGCCCACGCCCTCCCCTCCCGTCAACGGCTTGCAGGGACCCTTGCCGTACACCAACGGGCACTACTTCCAGCCCATGTGGAATAACATTCTGCCCACCCCCAACAGCGACAGCTCTGGCTCCCAGGACCTCGCCATGCCTTTCCACGGGGGACCGCCGGCCGGAGCAGCGCTCGATTGTGCAGCAGGACCTCATTACAGAGCTGGGGCCGGCCCGTCCAGCCAGAACAACGTGATGCAGACCGTGGATTACCTAAGTGGGGACTTCCAGCAGCCTTGCTTCAGAGATCAGAGCATGGCCGTGCTGGGAAAAGTCCATCGGCCTCCCATGAACCGAGCACCTGAACCGAGCGATAGTCGAAATCTTCATATTCAGCACCCAGGGTATAGATAG